From a single Brassica rapa cultivar Chiifu-401-42 chromosome A01, CAAS_Brap_v3.01, whole genome shotgun sequence genomic region:
- the LOC103842661 gene encoding ABSCISIC ACID-INSENSITIVE 5-like protein 6, whose protein sequence is MGSQFNFVDDAKQPALGAGVPLTRQNSVFSLTFDEFQNSWGGGVGKDFGSMNMDELLKNIWTAEESHSIMANNTSFNNTFNGGLSVGVGGEIGVGGGLQRQGSITLPRTISQKRVDDVWKELMKDDDAGSGGGGASGVPQRQQTLGEMTLEEFLVRAGVVREEPQQVERVDSFNGGFFGFGSDAGLGSARNGFGPNLVRPDLLTTQTQPLQMQPQQPQKVHQPQQLIQKQQDVAFPKQSTIAFSNTVDLVNRSQPPTQEVKPSVLGVRDRPMNNNNLLQAVDFKTGVTVAAVSPGSQMSPELTPKSNMDASLSPVPYMFGRVRKTGAVLEKVIERRQKRMIKNRESAARSRARKQAYTLELEAEVAQLKEQNEELQRKQVEIIEKQKKQLLEPMRQPWGCKRQCLRRTLTGPW, encoded by the exons ATGGGTTCTCAATTTAACTTCGTTGACGACGCAAAGCAACCAGCTTTAGGAGCTGGTGTTCCTCTGACGAGACAGAACTCTGTTTTCTCGTTAACCTTTGATGAGTTTCAGAACTCATGGGGTGGTGGGGTTGGGAAGGACTTTGGGTCCATGAACATGGACGAGCTTTTGAAGAACATTTGGACAGCTGAGGAAAGCCACTCTATAATGGCCAACAACACCAGTTTCAACAACACTTTTAATGGAGGTTTGTCTGTTGGTGTGGGAGGAGAGATTGGTGTTGGTGGGGGTTTGCAGAGACAAGGGTCAATTACTTTACCTCGTACCATTAGTCAGAAAAGAGTTGATGATGTCTGGAAAGAGCTGATGAAGGACGATGACGCTGgaagtggtggtggaggagcGAGTGGAGTTCCGCAGAGGCAACAGACGTTGGGGGAGATGACTCTGGAGGAGTTCTTGGTGAGAGCTGGTGTGGTTAGGGAAGAGCCTCAACAGGTGGAGAGGGTGGATAGCTTCAACGGTGGGTTCTTTGGATTTGGAAGTGATGCAGGTCTTGGTTCAGCTCGTAATGGGTTTGGTCCTAACCTGGTGAGACCGGATCTGCTGACAACTCAAACTCAGCCGTTGCAGATGCAGCCGCAGCAGCCACAGAAGGTGCATCAGCCGCAGCAACTGATCCAGAAGCAGCAGGATGTAGCTTTTCCTAAACAGTCTACTATAGCGTTTTCCAACACTGTTGATTTGGTCAACCGTTCTCAACCTCCAACACAG GAAGTGAAGCCTTCAGTTCTTGGAGTTAGGGACAGGCCTATGAACAATAACAACCTTCTTCAGGCTGTTGATTTTAAAACAGGAGTTACGGTTGCAGCAGTATCTCCTGGAAGCCAGATGTCTCCTGAGCTGACTCCAAAGAGCAACATGGATGCATCTTTGTCACCAGTTCCTTACATGTTTGGTCGAGTGAGAAAAACAGGCGCAGTCCTGGAGAAAGTGATTGAGAGGAGGCAGAAAAGGATGATTAAGAATAGGGAATCAGCTGCAAGATCCCGCGCCCGCAAGCAA GCTTATACGTTGGAGTTGGAGGCAGAAGTTGCACAGCTGAAAGAGCAGAATGAAGAGTTGCAGAGGAAACAA GTTGAGATCATAGAAAAGCAGAAAAAACAG CTTCTGGAGCCGATGCGTCAGCCATGGGGATGCAAAAGGCAATGCTTGAGAAGGACACTGACAGGTCCTTGGTAG
- the LOC103842877 gene encoding cold-regulated protein 28 isoform X1: protein MENEYEVVNTVSRDAAESQSDSSTLSNSLESGLTVGDADSKKLDECGGWTNEKHNLYLDSLENSFVKQLYSLLGGGGETQRLSRTRGVQSNSHKLTDQFTVLQNGYRQKVSFGKKRAHLETMGTAVQGNILCNEEIKSSGDSMKNSLGHEYPAQNTAEASGQNFREEEVEEKGCNSEVSRKRRREANYDDSSLNDQVVP, encoded by the exons ATGGAGAATGAGTACGAGGTGGTGAATACTGTTTCTCGCGACGCGGCTGAATCTCAGAGCGACTCGTCGACTCTCTCGAACTCGCTCGAGTCCGGCCTCACGGTTGGCGATGCCGATTCGAAGAAACTG GATGAGTGTGGTGGATGGACGAATGAGAAACACAACTTGTATCTTGATTCTTTGGAGAACTCTTTTGTTAAGCAGTTGTATTCCTTGCTTGGAGGTGGAGGAGAGACTCAGAGGCTGAGTAGAACTCGTGGTGTGCAGTCTAACTCTCACAAATTGACTGATcag TTTACGGTACTACAAAATGGTTACCGGCAGAAAGTTAGCTTTGGGAAAAAACGAGCTCATTTGGAGACGATGGGAACCGCTGTCCAAGGAAACATATTGTGCAACGAAGAAATCAAAAGTTCTGGTGACTCCATGAAAAATTCTTTAGGGCATGAGTATCCAGCTCAAAACACTGCAG AGGCGTCAGGGCAGAATTtcagagaagaagaagttgaagagAAGGGATGTAACTCAGAGGTGTCCAGGAAACGCAGAAGAGAAGCTAATTATGATGATAGTTCATTGAATGATCAG GTTGTGCCGTAA
- the LOC103843384 gene encoding armadillo repeat-containing protein 6 codes for MATRAISQEAFDDLVKENVEDLGMEPSEALEDALYTLKLQGVDLSGIITCVPGESSVKDNPVIACLDRLKELDDEFDEISSLLVKLNELCSGQESGNVAIATKHGAVELTCSICSKIKIDSRSNAIVVPCLKALAVLIHDIQSTEAFRNASGPRIVVDLIRDSGFDSDSLDAGFAVVAAAATGNEVVKEIFMELKVDELILKVLNRESKVTIRALYDAIRVLLTPDDNRVVASQVYGYARTFAKLGIARSLTEALQAGIGSDSLVSASIALKSIAVNDEICKSIAESGGIDTLLRCIDDSGEQGNNTAAKTCCSLLSKLAGSDSNKSTIVEKRGLDKLIKLAQRFSDDPLVIQEVMSIISIICLRSPDHAASAIEAGAGDLAIQAMKRFPAAAQMQRNACNMIRNIAVRNAENRKILLASGIEKLIRNAKANNEICRASATDALRDLGLDNYNS; via the exons ATGGCTACTCGTGCGATATCTCAGGAGGCATTCGACGATCTCGTTAAGGAAAACGTGGAAGATCTAGGAATGGAACCTTCCGAAGCTCTCGAAGACGCTCTCTACACACTCAAGCTCCAAGGCGTCGATCTCTCCG GGATCATCACTTGTGTTCCAGGAGAAAGCAGCGTCAAGGACAATCCAGTGATTGCTTGTTTAGATAGACTCAAAGAGCTCGATGATGAATTTGATGAGATTTCGAGTTTGTTAGTCAAGCTCAACGAGCTTTGTAGCGGCCAAGAGTCAGGAAACGTGGCGATTGCTACGAAGCATGGTGCCGTGGAGCTAACTTGCTCGATTTGCTCCAAAATCAAGATAGACTCTAGGAGTAACGCCATTGTTGTGCCGTGCTTGAAAGCTTTGGCTGTATTGATCCATG ACATTCAGAGCACGGAGGCGTTTAGGAATGCTTCTGGACCGAGGATTGTTGTGGATCTTATAAGAGATTCCGGCTTTGATTCTGATTCGTTAGATGCTGGTTTtgctgttgttgctgctgcgGCGACTGGTAACGAAGTTGTGAAGGAGATATTCATGGAGCTGAAAGTCGATGAGCTTATTCTGAAAGTGCTGAATCGTGAGAGTAAAGTTACCATTAGAGCTTTGTATGATGCTATTCGTGTTCTTTTGACCCCAGATGATAACCGTGTTGTTGCTTCCCAA GTTTATGGTTATGCGCGGACTTTTGCCAAATTAGGGATTGCAAGATCCCTCACCGAAGCATTGCAGGCAGGGATTGGCTCGGATAGCTTGGTATCAGCAAGTATTGCGTTAAAATCAATTGCTGTAAAC GATGAAATATGTAAATCTATTGCTGAAAGTGGTGGAATAGACACACTTCTTAGGTGTATTGATGATAGCGGTGAACAAGGCAACAATACTGCTGCGAAGACGTGCTGTTCATTGTTGTCCAAG TTGGCAGGAAGCGACTCTAACAAGAGCACCATAGTTGAGAAGCGGGGTCTAGACAAGTTAATCAAACTCGCACAAAGATTCTCGGACGATCCTCTAGTCATACAAGAG GTCATGTCTATAATCTCTATAATCTGTCTGAGATCACCAGACCATGCAGCCAGTGCTATAGAAGCTGGAGCTGGTGATCTGGCGATCCAAGCTATGAAGAGGTTCCCAGCAGCGGCTCAAATGCAGAGAAACGCTTGCAACATGATACGAAACATTGCTGTGAGAAATGCAGAGAACAG AAAAATTCTGCTTGCCAGTGGAATTGAGAAGTTGATAAGGAATGCTAAGGCAAACAATGAGATATGCAGAGCCTCTGCAACTGATGCACTGAGAGACCTTGGTCTTGATAACTACAATAGCTAA
- the LOC103843292 gene encoding serine/threonine-protein kinase SRK2E — protein MDRPAVSGPMDLPIMHDSDRYELVKDIGSGNFGVARLMRDKLSNELLAVKYIERGEKIDENVKREIINHRSLRHPNIVRFKEVVLTPTHLAIVMEYAAGGELFERICNAGRFSEDEARFFFQQLISGVSYCHAMQVCHRDLKLENTLLDGSPAPRLKICDFGYSKSSVLHSQPKSTVGTPAYIAPEVLLKKEYDGKVADVWSCGVTLYVMLVGAYPFEDPEEPKNFRKTIHRILNVQYAIPDYVHISPECRHLISRIFVADPAKRISIPEIRNHEWFLKNLPVDIMNDDTMNSQFDESDQPGQSIEEIMQIIAEATVPPAGMQSLNHYLTGSLDIDEDMEEDLESDLDDLDIDSSGEIVYAM, from the exons ATGGACCGACCAGCAGTGAGTGGGCCAATGGATTTGCCGATCATGCACGATAGCGACAGATACGAGCTCGTCAAAGATATTGGCTCCGGTAATTTCGGAGTTGCAAGATTGATGAGAGACAAGCTAAGTAACGAGCTTCTTGCTGTCAAATACATCGAGAGAGGTGAGAAG ATAGATGAAAATGTAAAAAGGGAGATAATTAACCATAGGTCCTTAAGACATCCCAATATCGTTAGATTCAAAGAG GTCGTATTAACACCAACACATTTGGCCATTGTTATGGAATACGCAGCTGGAGGAGAACTCTTTGAGCGTATCTGCAATGCAGGCCGTTTCAGCGAAGACGag GCGAGGTTTTTCTTCCAGCAACTCATTTCAGGAGTTAGTTACTGTCATGCTATG CAAGTGTGTCACAGAGATTTGAAGCTGGAGAATACGTTACTAGATGGTAGCCCTGCACCTCGTCTAAAAATATGTGATTTTGGTTATTCCAAG TCATCAGTATTACATTCACAGCCAAAATCAACTGTTGGAACGCCTGCTTATATCGCTCCTGAGGTTTTGCTAAAGAAAGAATATGATGGCAAG GTTGCAGATGTTTGGTCATGTGGAGTAACTCTCTATGTAATGCTTGTTGGAGCATATCCTTTTGAAGATCCTGAAGAGCCTAAGAATTTCAGGAAAACTATCCAT AGAATCTTGAATGTTCAGTACGCTATTCCTGATTATGTTCACATATCTCCTGAATGTCGCCACTTGATCTCCAGAATATTCGTTGCTGATCCTGCTAAG AGGATATCAATTCCTGAAATAAGGAACCATGAATGGTTTCTTAAGAATCTACCGGTAGATATCATGAACGATGACACAATGAATAGCCAGTTTGATGAATCGGATCAACCAGGTCAAAGCATTGAAGAGATCATGCAGATCATTGCAGAAGCAACTGTTCCTCCTGCTGGCATGCAGAGTCTAAACCATTACCTCACAG GAAGCTTGGATATAGATGAGGATATGGAGGAAGATCTAGAGAGCGACTTGGATGATCTTGACATCGACAGTAGCGGAGAGATTGTGTACGCAATGTGA
- the LOC103842567 gene encoding protein DJ-1 homolog C, whose translation MIASLSPTLTEPMLISSMGSISAIVTSPSLYSISLIHSPIKQRKAQSLRLRASSASLSIDVDVVTIPKKVLVPIGYGTEEIEAVVLVDVLRRAGADVTLASVEQKLEVEGSSGTKLLADVLISKCSEQVFDLVALPGGMPGAVRLRDCGALEKIMKRQAEEKRLYGAISMAPAITLLPWGLLTRKKTTGHPAFFGKLPTFWAVQTNIQISGELTTSRGPGTSFQFALSLANQLFGETTAKSVGELLLLRDGFQNPEIKEVNSIDWSLNHTPRVLMPVANGSEEVEVVTISDVLRRAKVDVTVASVERSLRITASQGTKIVTDKLIGEAAESAYDLILLPGGRAGSERLQKSKFLKKLLKEQQEAGRIYGATNSASTVLHKHGLLKEKRTAVYVSDTDGPASDQMIEGAEVVIDGNVITSLGLATVTNFSLAIVSKLFGHGRARSVSEGLVHEYRGNLKAS comes from the exons ATGATAGCTTCGCTGAGTCCAACTCTAACAGAGCCGATGCTCATCTCTTCGATGGGCTCTATCTCAGCGATTGTCACTTCTCCGAGTTTATATTCAATCTCTTTGATTCATTCACCAATAAAACAAAGGAAAGCCCAAAGCTTAAGACTCAGAGCTTCTTCAGCGTCGTTAAGTATCGATGTTGACGTCGTGACAATTCCCAAAAAG GTGCTCGTTCCGATTGGATACGGTACGGAGGAGATAGAAGCTGTAGTCTTAGTTGATGTTCTACGGCGAGCTGGTGCTGACGTCACTCTTGCCTCCGTGGAGCAGAAGCTAGAAGTTGAAGGCTCATCAGGGACCAAGCTGCTTGCTGATGTCTTAATCTCGAAATGTTCTGAACAAGTTTTTGATCTTGTGGCTTTGCCT GGAGGCATGCCTGGTGCTGTTAGGTTAAGAGACTGTGGAGCTTTGGAGAAGATCATGAAGAGACAAGCTGAAGAGAAGCGGTTGTACGGAGCTATCTCCATGGCTCCGGCTATTACTCTTCTTCCTTGGGGGCTTTTGACAAGAAAGAAG ACAACAGGACATCCTGCTTTTTTCGGGAAGCTGCCTACGTTTTGGGCTGTTCAGACAAACATTCAGATCTCAGGAGAGCTTACAACTAGCCGTGGACCAGGCACTTCTTTTCAGTTTGCTCTTTCCCTGGCTAACCAGCTCTTTGGAGAGACCACAGCCAAATCGGTTGGAGAGCTTCTG CTTCTACGCGATGGTTTCCAGAATCCTGAGATTAAAGAGGTGAATAGCATTGACTGGTCTCTAAACCACACACCTCGT GTTCTTATGCCGGTAGCCAATGGATCTGAAGAGGTTGAAGTGGTTACAATTTCAGATGTTCTTAGAAGAGCCAAAGTAGATGTCACGGTTGCATCGGTTGAAAGATCTTTGCGGATTACTGCATCCCAAGGCACTAAAATTGTTACTGACAAATTGATTGGTGAAGCTGCTGAATCAGCATATGATCTAATCCTTCTTCCT GGAGGCCGTGCTGGCTCTGAACGTCTACAGAAGTCCAAATTTCTCAAGAAGCTACTCAAAGAACAACAAGAAGCTGGGCGAATATATGGAGCTACTAACTCTGCATCTACTGTCCTGCATAAGCATGGTTTACTCAAG GAGAAGAGAACAGCTGTGTACGTTTCAGACACAGATGGGCCTGCAAGTGACCAAATGATCGAAGGAGCTGAAGTTGTTATAGATGGAAACGTGATTACAAGTTTGGGGCTGGCAACTGTTACTAATTTCTCTCTAGCTATTGTTAGCAAGCTGTTTGGACATGGTAGAGCAAGAAGTGTTTCAGAAGGGCTTGTCCATGAGTATAGAGGGAATTTGAAGGCATCTTGA
- the LOC103843098 gene encoding pollen-specific leucine-rich repeat extensin-like protein 4, which translates to MAKPPSFGCFFFLLFFFFISSSFAAYAISDSEAAFLVRRQLLTLPENGDGELPDDIEYEVDLKATFANTRLKKAYIALQAWKKAIYSDPFNTTANWHGPHVCAYTGVVCAPALDDPNVTVVAGVDLNGADIAGHLPVELGLMTDVAMFHLNSNRFCGIIPKSFEKMKLMHEFDVSSNCFVGPFPNVILSWPSAKYFDLRFNDFEGQVPPELFKKELDAIFLNNNRFTSVIPETLGESTASVVTFANNKFTGCIPKSVGNMKNLNEIVFMDNGLGGCFPSEIGKLSNVTVFDASKNSFVGRLPTSFVGLTGVEELDISGNKLTGLVGDEICKLPNLVNFTYSYNYFNGQGGSCIPGGGRKEIVLDDTRNCLTDRPDQRSAQECAVVINRPVDCSKDKCAGGGSSTPSRSSPVHKPSPVPTPVVDKPSPVHKPQPPKESPQQDDPYDQSPVKNRRSPPPPHQSQPPVVSSPPLPSPPPPQVHSPPPPVHSPPPPVHSPPPPVYSPPPPPVFSPPPPVYSPPPPVHSPPPPPPVNSPPPPVHSPPPPVQSPPPPVFSPPAHPPQTPVQPSPSPAVILPPPSQSPPVVYSPPPTISSPPAPAPVEEKQTPPAQAPAPVEKEQAPPAQAPAPVEEKETPPAQAPAPVEKEQAPPAQAPAPVEEKETPTAQAPAPSDEFIIPPFIGHQYASPPPPMFEGY; encoded by the coding sequence ATGGCTAAACCTCCGTCCtttggctgcttcttcttcctcttattcttcttctttatatCCTCTTCCTTCGCCGCATACGCCATATCCGATTCCGAAGCTGCCTTCCTAGTCCGACGTCAACTCCTGACGTTACCAGAAAACGGCGACGGCGAACTTCCCGATGACATCGAATACGAGGTCGACCTCAAGGCTACATTTGCAAACACGAGGCTTAAAAAGGCTTACATAGCACTCCAGGCTTGGAAAAAAGCAATATATTCGGATCCGTTTAACACCACGGCAAACTGGCACGGCCCCCACGTGTGCGCCTACACGGGTGTGGTCTGTGCGCCGGCTCTTGATGATCCCAACGTCACTGTGGTAGCTGGTGTTGACCTCAACGGTGCGGATATCGCGGGACATTTACCCGTTGAGCTTGGTTTGATGACGGATGTTGCTATGTTCCATTTGAATTCGAACCGTTTCTGCGGTATCATCCCCAAGAGCTTCGAGAAGATGAAGCTGATGCATGAGTTTGATGTTAGTAGCAACTGTTTCGTTGGACCGTTCCCTAACGTCATCCTCTCTTGGCCTAGTGCCAAATACTTCGACCTTAGGTTTAATGATTTCGAAGGTCAAGTCCCTCCAGAGCTTTTCAAGAAAGAGCTAGACGCTATTTTCTTGAACAACAATAGATTCACTTCGGTGATTCCTGAAACTTTAGGAGAGTCTACGGCCTCTGTTGTGACTTTTGCTAACAATAAATTCACCGGATGTATCCCTAAGAGTGTCGGAAACATGAAGAATCTCAACGAGATTGTCTTTATGGACAATGGTTTGGGCGGTTGTTTCCCGTCTGAGATTGGAAAGTTGTCGAATGTGACAGTTTTCGATGCAAGTAAGAACTCGTTCGTAGGTCGTCTCCCGACTAGCTTTGTCGGGTTAACGGGTGTGGAGGAGCTTGATATCTCCGGGAACAAGCTTACGGGATTAGTAGGGGATGAGATTTGCAAGTTGCCTAATTTGGTGAATTTTACTTATTCATACAATTACTTTAATGGACAAGGTGGTTCTTGTATTCCGGGTGGCGGGAGGAAAGAGATTGTGTTGGACGATACACGTAATTGTCTGACGGATAGACCTGACCAACGGTCGGCTCAGGAATGTGCTGTGGTGATTAACCGTCCGGTTGATTGTAGTAAGGACAAGTGTGCTGGTGGTGGATCCTCTACTCCATCGAGATCATCGCCGGTTCACAAGCCATCACCGGTTCCAACTCCGGTTGTTGACAAACCGTCGCCGGTTCACAAACCACAACCACCGAAAGAGTCACCGCAACAAGATGATCCTTATGATCAGTCTCCGGTGAAGAACCGACGCAGCCCACCTCCACCTCATCAATCTCAGCCTCCGGTGGTTTCCTCTCCTCCACTtccatcaccaccaccaccacaagtCCACTCTCCACCGCCACCTGTTCACTCTCCTCCACCGCCTGTCcactctcctccaccaccagTCTATTCCCCACCGCCACCGCCTGTCTTCTCTCCACCACCACCCGTATATTCCCCACCTCCGCCAGTCCATTCGCCACCTCCACCACCTCCGGTTAACTCGCCGCCGCCACCTGTTCACTCACCGCCGCCGCCTGTTCAGTCGCCACCGCCACCGGTGTTTTCTCCTCCAGCTCATCCGCCACAAACACCAGTCCAACCGTCACCATCACCAGCGGTCATTCTTCCACCTCCGTCTCAATCTCCACCAGTAGTCTACTCTCCTCCGCCAACGATCAGTTCCCCACCAGCACCAGCTCCAGTGGAAGAGAAACAGACGCCGCCCGCACAAGCACCAGCTCCGGTTGAAAAGGAACAGGCGCCTCCGGCACAAGCACCAGCTCCGGTGGAAGAGAAAGAGACGCCGCCTGCACAAGCACCAGCTCCGGTTGAAAAGGAACAGGCGCCACCGGCACAAGCACCAGCTCCGGTGGAAGAGAAAGAGACGCCAACGGCACAAGCACCAGCTCCAAGTGATGAATTCATCATACCACCTTTCATCGGCCACCAATACGCATCGCCACCACCTCCAATGTTCGAGGGCTACTGA
- the LOC103843199 gene encoding uncharacterized protein LOC103843199: protein MVIKRIEMCIELMRIGVEFVVVVAETVKIAWRQHLNHRTPLPPQHLLRQGISPSYPSQFIFGFLP, encoded by the coding sequence ATGGTGATAAAAAGGATAGAGATGTGTATAGAGCTTATGAGGATAGGTGTGGAGTTTGTCGTAGTGGTGGCTGAAACCGTCAAGATTGCCTGGCGGCAACACCTCAACCACCGCACTCCTCTGCCACCTCAACATCTCCTCCGCCAGGGCATTTCCCCTTCTTACCCTTCTCAATTCATCTTTGGATTTCTCCCTtga
- the LOC103842877 gene encoding cold-regulated protein 28 isoform X2, with translation MENEYEVVNTVSRDAAESQSDSSTLSNSLESGLTVGDADSKKLDECGGWTNEKHNLYLDSLENSFVKQLYSLLGGGGETQRLSRTRGVQSNSHKLTDQFTVLQNGYRQKVSFGKKRAHLETMGTAVQGNILCNEEIKSSGDSMKNSLGHEYPAQNTAEGFCCRSIRVDMTCGGSKK, from the exons ATGGAGAATGAGTACGAGGTGGTGAATACTGTTTCTCGCGACGCGGCTGAATCTCAGAGCGACTCGTCGACTCTCTCGAACTCGCTCGAGTCCGGCCTCACGGTTGGCGATGCCGATTCGAAGAAACTG GATGAGTGTGGTGGATGGACGAATGAGAAACACAACTTGTATCTTGATTCTTTGGAGAACTCTTTTGTTAAGCAGTTGTATTCCTTGCTTGGAGGTGGAGGAGAGACTCAGAGGCTGAGTAGAACTCGTGGTGTGCAGTCTAACTCTCACAAATTGACTGATcag TTTACGGTACTACAAAATGGTTACCGGCAGAAAGTTAGCTTTGGGAAAAAACGAGCTCATTTGGAGACGATGGGAACCGCTGTCCAAGGAAACATATTGTGCAACGAAGAAATCAAAAGTTCTGGTGACTCCATGAAAAATTCTTTAGGGCATGAGTATCCAGCTCAAAACACTGCAG AAGGCTTTTGCTGCAGAAGCATAAGAGTTGATATGACCTGTGGGGGATCAAAGAAATGA